One window of the Notolabrus celidotus isolate fNotCel1 chromosome 23, fNotCel1.pri, whole genome shotgun sequence genome contains the following:
- the badb gene encoding BCL2 associated agonist of cell death b — translation MAAKFTISDNESDSSEEVKEEENNQSSAVELPRLPQRHSLTLPELRLAGTGRIRLNSESHAYTVTKDEELQARVEEEAGTPTEGAPFRGRSKSAPPALWAAKKYGRQLRRMSDEFDSLLDKGEMKKVRNTGTAKPMHHSKSWWSYLFSHQETEGENNHHENHTHRTE, via the exons ATGGCTGCTAAATTCACCATTTCAGACAATGAGTCAGATTCATCAGAGGAGGTaaaggaagaggaaaacaaCCAATCATCAGCTGTGGAGCTGCCGCGTCTTCCCCAACGACACTCCCTCACCCTACCTGAGCTCAGACTGGCAG GGACGGGCCGAATCCGGCTGAACTCAGAGTCCCATGCTTACACCGTCACTAAAGACGAAGAGCTCCAGGCTAGGGTAGAAGAAGAGGCTGGCACCCCTACTGAGGGAGCTCCGTTCAGGGGACGATCAAAATCAGCTCCCCCGGCTTTGTGGGCTGCCAAGAAATATGGGCGGCAGCTTCGAAGGATGAGCGATGAGTTTGACAGCCTGCTAGACAAAGGG GAGATGAAAAAGGTAAGAAACACTGGGACGGCGAAACCAATGCACCACTCTAAAAGCTGGTGGAGTTACCTCTTCAGTCACCAGGAGACCGAGGGAGAGAACAACCACCATGAAAACCACACTCACCGCACTGAGTAA
- the LOC117807258 gene encoding glyoxal reductase-like — protein MSTTPSVLLNTGVEMPIIGLGTYKLVGPEDVYQAVDAALVAGYRSIDSAAVYRNEADLGRALKELLPKHGLGREDVFITSKLGPKDQGERAIEGALQSLSQLDLGYIDLYLIHWPGTQGMDVTDQRNPGNRAQSWSTLEELHAQGKLRAIGVSNYTPAHMKELMQSCRIPPAVLQVEFHPQLCQTELRNVCQEYGVCFQSYSSLGKGELVINPVVMEVAKNCGRTPAQVLLRWAVQQGIPVLPKSSNPDRIKDNARIFDFTLSDADMDKLLALDCGHKYCWDASQVV, from the exons ATGTCCACTACCCCTTCTGTCCTCCTAAACACTGGGGTTGAGATGCCCATCATAGGTCTGGGTACATATAAGTTGGTAGGTCCTGAAGATGTCTACCAGGCCGTGGATGCTGCCCTGGTCGCTGGTTATCGTTCCATTGACAGTGCAGCTGTCTACAGGAATGAAGCTGACTTGGGGAGAGCCCTGAAAGAGCTCCTACCCAAACATGGCTTGGGTAGAGAGGATGTATTCATAACCAG CAAGCTGGGCCCCAAGGATCAGGGTGAAAGAGCCATAGAAGGAGCCCTTCAAAGCCTGTCTCAGCTGGATTTGGGTTACATTGACCTTTACCTGATCCACTGGCCTGGCACACAGGGCATGGATGTAACTGACCAACGTAACCCAG GCAACAGAGCTCAGAGTTGGTCCACACTGGAGGAGCTGCATGCCCAGGGGAAACTGAGGGCCATAGGAGTGTCCAACTACACACCAGCTCATATGAAAGAACtgatgcagagctgcagaattCCTCCTGCAGTGCTACAG GTGGAGTTTCACCCACAGCTGTGCCAAACAGAGCTAAGGAATGTGTGCCAGGAGTATGGAGTGTGTTTCCAATCCTACTCCTCCTTAGGAAAGGGAGAGCTCGTCATTAACCCTGTTGTCATGGAAGTGGCAAAGAACTGTGGACGTACTCCTGCACAG GTGCTTTTGCGCTGGGCTGTGCAGCAGGGGATACCGGTGCTCCCCAAGTCGTCAAATCCAGACAGAATAAAGGACAATGCCAGGATTTTTGACTTCACACTGAGTGACGCAGACATGGATAAACTTTTAGCTTTGGACTGTGGGCACAAGTACTGCTGGGATGCATCACAAGTGGTATGA
- the LOC117807418 gene encoding glyoxal reductase-like isoform X2 — translation MSASSTTPSVLLNTGVQMPLLGLGTYKVLSAEDVDKAVDAALLAGYRAFDSAAVYQNEAEFGRALKELLPKHGLTREDVFITSKLDPKDQGKRAMEGALNSLSRLDLGYIDLYLIHWPGTLGLDATDQRNRGDRAQSWVTLEELHAQGKLRAIGVSNYTPAHMKELMQSCKTPPAVLQVEFHPQLCQKELRSVCKEFGVCFQAYSSLGKGQLIPDPVVMEVAKNCGRTPAQVLLRWAVQQGIPVLPKSSNPDRIKDNARIFDFTLSDADMDRLLALDCGHKYCRDSAQVV, via the exons ATGtctgcctcctccaccaccccCTCTGTCCTCCTGAACACGGGGGTTCAGATGCCCCTTCTGGGTCTGGGAACCTACAAGGTGCTGTCTGCTGAAGATGTAGACAAGGCTGTGGATGCAGCTCTACTGGCTGGTTACCGGGCCTTTGATAGTGCAGCCGTGTACCAGAATGAAGCTGAATTTGGGAGAGCTCTCAAGGAGCTCCTGCCCAAACATGGATTAACCAGAGAGGATGTGTTCATAACCAG CAAGCTGGACCCAAAGGATCAGGGTAAGAGAGCCATGGAAGGAGCCCTTAATAGCCTCTCTCGGCTGGATTTGGGTTACATTGACCTCTACTTAATCCACTGGCCAGGCACACTGGGTCTTGATGCCACTGACCAACGCAACCGAG GCGACAGAGCTCAGAGTTGGGTCACACTGGAGGAGCTGCATGCCCAGGGGAAGCTGAGGGCCATAGGAGTGTCCAACTACACACCAGCACACATGAAGGAGCTGATGCAGAGCTGCAAAACTCCTCCTGCAGTGCTACAG gtggAGTTTCACCCGCAGCTGTGCCAGAAAGAGCTGAGGAGTGTGTGCAAAGAGTTTGGAGTGTGTTTCCAAGCATACTCTTCCTTGGGAAAAGGGCAGCTAATCCCTGATCCTGTTGTCATGGAGGTGGCAAAGAACTGTGGACGTACACCTGCACAG GTGCTTTTGCGCTGGGCTGTGCAGCAGGGGATACCGGTGCTCCCCAAGTCTTCAAATCCAGACAGAATAAAGGACAATGCCAGGATTTTTGACTTTACACTGAGTGATGCAGACATGGATAGACTTTTAGCTCTGGACTGTGGGCACAAGTACTGCAGGGACTCAGCACAAGTGGTTTGA